CGTGCTGGACGTCGACGATGGCCACCAGCGCCGTCGCATGGCGGTCCAAGGCCAGCCGGAACATCGCCGCGTAGGTTTCAAAGGAGATCGGCCTGTCGAGCGCGTCGGGCCAAACACCGAACCGCGATATCTCGATCATGTCCGCTCGCCGCGGGTAGGCGCGGATCTGGGCCAATTGAGGAAAGACGACCGCGGCAAGATAGGGCTCCGTCGTCGGAATCGCCCGAAACGTTCCGCGGATGCGCTGCTCGTGTCGCACCGCACAATGGATCGCCGCCGGCGTGTCGAACTGATCGACTTCCCTCTTTCCCTCCACCTCGAGGTCCCAGCCGCACCGTTCGACGAACAGCTCGCGCCGGAAGCGCTGGATCTCGTAGACACCGATCGGGTCTG
The DNA window shown above is from Hyphomicrobiales bacterium and carries:
- a CDS encoding GNAT family N-acetyltransferase; this translates as DPIGVYEIQRFRRELFVERCGWDLEVEGKREVDQFDTPAAIHCAVRHEQRIRGTFRAIPTTEPYLAAVVFPQLAQIRAYPRRADMIEISRFGVWPDALDRPISFETYAAMFRLALDRHATALVAIVDVQHERHLRALGIRTRRYGPPQTVGSTTDGRPIVAVAGEIPMTDQVSRGFDELMARAKRMEVANAVDPVFRRAAVSA